One Bacteroidales bacterium DNA segment encodes these proteins:
- a CDS encoding DUF4492 domain-containing protein, translating to MDRSSNLLYRIFRFYVDGFRSMTVGKTLWLIIGIKLFIMFAILKIFFFPNFLKSNFDNDQERSDHVIEQLTK from the coding sequence ATGGACCGATCTTCAAATCTGTTATACAGAATTTTTCGCTTCTATGTGGACGGTTTTCGTAGTATGACTGTAGGAAAAACGTTATGGCTGATCATCGGCATTAAACTCTTCATTATGTTTGCCATACTGAAGATATTCTTTTTTCCTAACTTCCTGAAATCTAATTTTGATAATGATCAGGAAAGGAGCGATCATGTAATAGAACAACTCACCAAATAA
- a CDS encoding RNA methyltransferase — translation MIDNNLVLDFLSEFVSEERRNRIEEVLAERTRYISILLEDIYQSQNASAVLRTCECFGIQNVHVVENYNIYNINPMVLKGSDKWLSIRKFNGSANNSIDAVNELKSEGYRIVATSLQEESAGLYEFDLLKGKCVIVFGNEHQGVSKSILQHADEHLKIPMTGFTQSLNISVSAGIVLSHLIYRLKQTDIRWQLTSSEKEELRLKWFKNSVKNPEMLIKRLTEENIHPK, via the coding sequence ATGATTGATAACAATTTGGTTTTGGATTTTTTGTCGGAGTTTGTTAGCGAAGAAAGACGCAACAGAATCGAAGAAGTATTGGCTGAGCGTACCCGCTATATCTCCATACTTTTAGAAGATATCTATCAGTCCCAAAATGCCAGTGCCGTTTTACGTACCTGCGAATGTTTCGGTATCCAGAATGTACATGTTGTTGAAAATTACAATATATACAATATCAATCCGATGGTATTGAAAGGATCGGATAAGTGGTTAAGCATACGAAAGTTCAACGGATCGGCAAATAATTCGATAGACGCCGTCAATGAATTAAAATCAGAAGGGTATCGTATTGTAGCTACATCTCTTCAGGAAGAAAGTGCAGGATTGTATGAGTTCGATCTTCTAAAAGGAAAATGTGTGATCGTATTTGGAAATGAGCATCAGGGAGTATCAAAGAGTATATTGCAACATGCAGATGAACATTTGAAAATCCCTATGACCGGATTTACCCAAAGCTTAAATATTTCAGTATCCGCCGGGATTGTTTTATCCCATCTGATTTATCGGCTAAAGCAAACTGATATTCGCTGGCAGCTGACGTCCTCTGAAAAAGAAGAGTTACGGTTAAAATGGTTTAAAAATTCCGTAAAAAACCCGGAAATGCTGATTAAACGCTTGACTGAAGAAAATATACACCCGAAATAA
- a CDS encoding lamin tail domain-containing protein: MGKIIFNCTVFLLCLCYPEIISAQWSDDFSDGDFLHQPAWQGNTDRFIVENGWLRLDDAAAGVSYLSVASDIAKEASWEFAVKLDFNPSSSNYTKVYLMSDNPDLTGPLNGYYLRLGGTDDDICLFRQNGNTVEKLITGRAKILDVSSSHARILTTRDAQGNWTVQSDITGGNNYTIEGESFDNQVKASAYFGVVCVYTVTRSKAFYFDDFRVNGQAFADRELPEIIDYRLNGYLINICFSKEINPINDYGKYFSIVGGTHLPTGVQKEELTCFSLSFPGQPQCGIQHHLKVSGLMDQNQNIMRDTVLNIIFPCPVLPNDVVINEVMANPSPVVHLPEYEYIEIHNRSDKDIELEGWTLTYGQTSKIFPSFLFGAKSRLLLVHPNAAPDMESFGPVMPILGSMTAIANSGQYLMLQDDAGTVISWIDFNTDWYKDTQKSNGGWSLELIDPEQTCSGAFNWKASVDRNGGTPGKENSVFSRNADDRLPQIRHIATPDQHTIVLHVSKSLAGFIPDITLFTLKPEISIRDIEITGKHFNQLQLNLQDALQEKQWYDLSVESDIEDCAGYKIPSARFHFSLPEYTDSLDVIINEILFNPFPEGYTFIELYNRSKKAVNVSDLQISMRDNNGKLSNPAGLTEDPFLLMPEQYLVVSRNTDHILQQYDAGPPECFLQLMSMPSLTKESGRLVLLNKSLHVIDEVHYNSKQHVDFLNIGSGVSLERIHPDRNSLDQNNWHTAAQTAGFATPGKKNSQYTDPEYGQNAVTLLPEVFSPDNDGFDDVLDICYHFETPSLMGEVIIFDAYGRKIRQLIRQQIMQTEGIITWDGTDENNRKALTGVYIVYFHAYNSSGFSKTYKLPCVLAGKKR; encoded by the coding sequence ATGGGAAAAATAATATTCAATTGTACCGTCTTCCTGCTATGCTTGTGCTATCCGGAAATCATATCCGCACAGTGGAGTGATGATTTTTCAGACGGGGATTTTCTTCATCAACCTGCCTGGCAGGGCAATACAGATCGATTTATTGTTGAAAACGGATGGCTACGGCTCGATGATGCGGCTGCAGGTGTGTCATATCTGTCTGTTGCTTCGGATATAGCAAAAGAAGCTTCCTGGGAATTTGCCGTCAAATTAGATTTTAACCCCTCCTCTTCCAATTATACAAAAGTATACCTGATGTCCGACAACCCAGACCTGACGGGTCCGTTGAACGGTTATTACCTTCGTTTGGGCGGTACGGATGATGACATTTGTTTATTCCGGCAAAACGGAAACACTGTTGAAAAACTGATCACCGGGCGGGCCAAAATACTCGATGTCTCTTCCAGTCACGCACGGATACTGACCACCCGTGATGCCCAGGGCAACTGGACCGTACAAAGCGATATAACAGGCGGAAACAATTATACCATAGAAGGAGAATCATTTGATAACCAGGTGAAAGCATCTGCGTATTTCGGTGTGGTATGTGTGTATACCGTCACACGGAGCAAGGCTTTCTATTTTGATGATTTTCGGGTAAACGGACAAGCTTTTGCAGACAGGGAACTACCGGAAATTATTGATTACAGATTGAATGGATACCTGATCAATATTTGTTTTTCAAAAGAGATCAACCCGATCAATGATTATGGGAAATATTTTTCCATAGTGGGTGGTACCCATTTACCAACAGGTGTCCAGAAGGAAGAATTAACCTGTTTTTCATTGTCCTTTCCCGGGCAGCCCCAATGTGGTATACAACATCATTTAAAGGTTTCCGGATTAATGGACCAGAATCAAAATATCATGCGCGATACCGTTTTGAATATTATTTTTCCCTGTCCGGTATTACCCAATGATGTTGTGATCAATGAAGTAATGGCCAATCCATCTCCGGTAGTTCATCTACCCGAATATGAATACATTGAAATTCATAATCGTTCCGATAAAGATATTGAACTGGAAGGATGGACATTAACATATGGCCAAACTTCAAAAATATTCCCGTCATTTCTTTTCGGAGCAAAGAGTCGTTTATTACTGGTTCATCCTAATGCTGCTCCGGATATGGAAAGTTTCGGACCTGTGATGCCTATATTGGGATCTATGACGGCTATTGCCAATTCGGGACAATATCTAATGCTTCAGGATGATGCAGGAACCGTGATATCATGGATCGATTTTAATACGGACTGGTATAAGGATACGCAAAAATCAAACGGAGGTTGGTCGCTTGAACTGATCGATCCGGAACAAACTTGTAGCGGAGCGTTTAACTGGAAAGCATCTGTAGATAGAAACGGCGGAACACCCGGGAAAGAAAATTCTGTCTTTTCCCGGAATGCAGATGACAGGTTGCCTCAGATCCGGCATATCGCTACACCTGATCAACACACCATTGTGTTACATGTGTCCAAATCTTTGGCCGGGTTCATTCCGGATATTACCCTGTTTACCTTAAAACCTGAGATCAGCATCCGGGATATAGAAATCACAGGAAAACATTTTAACCAGCTACAATTGAATTTGCAGGATGCTCTGCAGGAAAAGCAATGGTATGATTTGTCGGTAGAAAGTGATATCGAGGACTGTGCCGGATACAAAATACCTTCGGCAAGGTTTCATTTTTCATTGCCGGAATATACCGACAGCCTGGATGTAATCATCAACGAAATTCTATTTAATCCGTTTCCTGAGGGATATACATTCATAGAACTGTACAACCGCTCGAAAAAGGCGGTCAATGTCAGCGACCTGCAAATATCCATGCGGGACAACAATGGTAAATTATCCAATCCGGCAGGGCTAACGGAAGATCCGTTTTTACTGATGCCGGAGCAATATCTGGTCGTATCGCGGAATACGGATCATATTCTTCAACAGTATGATGCCGGTCCTCCGGAATGCTTTCTGCAATTAATGAGTATGCCCTCACTTACCAAGGAATCCGGTCGTCTGGTGTTGTTGAACAAAAGTCTTCACGTTATCGACGAGGTACATTATAACAGCAAACAGCACGTTGATTTTCTGAATATTGGGTCCGGCGTTTCATTAGAACGCATACATCCGGACCGTAACAGCCTCGATCAGAATAACTGGCATACCGCAGCCCAGACAGCAGGATTTGCAACACCCGGAAAGAAAAATTCACAATATACTGATCCGGAATACGGACAAAATGCCGTCACCCTGCTCCCGGAAGTTTTTTCACCTGATAACGACGGATTCGACGATGTCCTGGATATTTGTTACCATTTTGAAACACCTTCATTGATGGGCGAGGTGATCATCTTCGATGCATACGGACGGAAAATACGACAGTTAATACGCCAACAAATCATGCAAACGGAAGGGATCATTACATGGGACGGAACAGATGAAAACAACCGGAAAGCCCTGACCGGAGTCTATATCGTATACTTTCATGCCTATAACTCATCGGGATTCAGTAAAACCTATAAGCTTCCATGCGTATTGGCAGGAAAGAAAAGATAA
- a CDS encoding cytochrome ubiquinol oxidase subunit I: protein MIENVDLSLVDWSRAQFALTAAYHWVFVPLTLGLSFMLAFMETIYVKTGNPEWKRITKFWMTLFGINFAIGVATGLILEFEFGTNWSNYSWFVGDIFGAPLAIEGIFAFFLESTFIAIMFFGWNKISKKVHLLSTWLVAFGACLSALWILVANAWMQYPAGMHFNPDTARNEMVNFWEVLFSPMAIGKFLHTITSGFVLASVFVVGVSAWFLLKKREQVFARRSMAVAAVFGLITSVFLVLTGDTSSRNIADYQPAKFAASEALHEGKNNAGLTIFGIPSQTEETKLKIEIPGLLSFMAYHDANAYVAGINDLVNGNEQHGIMAASEKIERGKVAREVLKEYKDAKNNNDIAKAQALKAKFEDQEFLDNYFKYFGYGFLNDPQSIIPNVPLIFWSFRVMVGLGFLFILLFVVVLVLVYKNTLEKRRWLLWVMLFSIPLPYLAGQAGWVVAEVGRQPWAIQDYLPTAAAVSQIDASAVQVTFWLFATIFTVLLIAEISIMVRQIKQGPKEV from the coding sequence ATGATAGAAAATGTGGATTTATCGTTGGTTGACTGGTCGCGGGCACAATTTGCGCTCACGGCGGCTTATCACTGGGTTTTTGTTCCGCTGACACTGGGGCTGTCTTTTATGCTGGCCTTTATGGAAACTATTTATGTGAAAACAGGAAATCCTGAATGGAAAAGAATAACTAAATTCTGGATGACCCTCTTTGGGATTAATTTTGCTATCGGAGTAGCTACAGGACTGATCCTTGAATTTGAATTCGGTACCAACTGGTCGAATTATTCATGGTTCGTGGGAGACATATTCGGTGCGCCGCTGGCCATTGAGGGTATCTTTGCTTTCTTTTTAGAATCAACCTTCATTGCCATCATGTTTTTCGGATGGAATAAGATCAGTAAAAAAGTACATTTGCTCTCTACATGGTTGGTGGCGTTCGGGGCTTGCTTATCAGCATTATGGATCCTGGTCGCCAATGCGTGGATGCAATATCCCGCAGGAATGCATTTTAATCCGGATACCGCCCGCAATGAAATGGTCAATTTCTGGGAAGTGCTTTTTTCCCCGATGGCGATAGGTAAATTTTTACATACCATTACATCCGGATTCGTTCTGGCCTCTGTATTTGTCGTCGGAGTCAGCGCCTGGTTTCTGCTGAAAAAACGCGAACAGGTTTTTGCACGGCGGAGTATGGCAGTCGCTGCAGTATTCGGATTGATCACATCAGTATTCCTCGTATTGACCGGCGATACTTCTTCACGTAATATTGCAGATTACCAGCCGGCAAAATTTGCCGCTTCGGAAGCGCTGCATGAAGGAAAAAACAACGCCGGACTAACTATATTCGGGATACCGTCCCAAACCGAAGAGACAAAATTGAAGATAGAAATCCCCGGATTATTGTCCTTTATGGCATATCATGACGCAAATGCTTATGTCGCCGGGATCAACGATCTGGTTAACGGAAATGAACAGCATGGAATTATGGCCGCATCTGAGAAGATCGAACGTGGAAAAGTAGCGCGTGAAGTCCTGAAAGAATACAAGGATGCTAAAAACAATAATGATATCGCTAAAGCACAGGCATTAAAGGCTAAATTTGAAGATCAGGAATTTCTGGACAATTATTTCAAATATTTTGGTTACGGATTCTTAAATGACCCGCAAAGTATTATCCCCAATGTACCGCTTATTTTCTGGTCGTTCAGGGTCATGGTGGGACTCGGCTTTTTATTCATTTTGCTCTTCGTTGTTGTCCTGGTGCTGGTCTATAAAAATACCCTGGAAAAACGCCGATGGTTATTGTGGGTGATGTTGTTTTCCATTCCCCTGCCCTATCTGGCCGGACAGGCAGGATGGGTAGTGGCAGAAGTGGGTCGTCAGCCCTGGGCTATACAGGATTATTTACCTACGGCTGCAGCCGTGTCACAGATAGACGCCAGTGCTGTTCAAGTTACGTTCTGGCTGTTTGCCACTATTTTTACGGTTTTGCTGATTGCCGAAATATCCATCATGGTGCGGCAGATCAAGCAAGGACCAAAAGAAGTATAA
- a CDS encoding LytTR family DNA-binding domain-containing protein — protein MNCIIIDDDSFVRKITEDFVKKTESLHLLHSLSNAVDAINVLNSNENIELIFLDIEMPEMSGIDFLNALSNLPQIIIISSKDKYAIDAFEYDVTDYLLKPFSYSRFCKAVSKAQERKEKSRMHSKGDEIFIKHNSSLVKLKYADILWVEAMENYVIINTFENKYTIHFTMKAIEEKLPTSQFIRVHRSFIVNINSIHSIEDNMIIISTNGNDRNNIPIGKSFKENLLKKLNVILK, from the coding sequence ATGAATTGCATTATCATAGATGATGATAGTTTCGTGAGGAAGATTACAGAAGACTTTGTAAAAAAAACAGAGTCGTTGCATCTGTTACATTCGCTCTCCAATGCAGTTGATGCCATCAATGTATTGAATTCCAATGAAAACATCGAGTTGATCTTTTTGGACATTGAGATGCCGGAGATGAGCGGAATTGATTTTTTAAATGCGTTGAGCAATCTTCCCCAGATCATTATTATCTCATCCAAAGATAAATATGCCATCGATGCTTTTGAATATGACGTTACCGATTATCTTCTCAAACCATTCTCCTACAGTCGTTTCTGTAAAGCTGTAAGTAAGGCCCAGGAAAGAAAAGAAAAAAGCAGGATGCATTCCAAAGGTGACGAAATATTCATCAAACATAATTCATCCCTGGTAAAATTAAAATATGCAGATATCTTATGGGTGGAAGCGATGGAAAATTATGTGATCATCAACACATTTGAAAATAAATATACCATCCATTTCACCATGAAAGCCATTGAGGAAAAACTCCCGACCAGTCAGTTCATCCGGGTCCACCGGTCTTTTATTGTCAATATCAACAGTATTCACAGTATTGAAGACAATATGATCATCATCAGTACCAATGGAAATGACAGGAATAATATCCCCATAGGCAAATCATTTAAAGAAAATCTATTAAAAAAGCTAAATGTAATTTTGAAATAG
- the cydB gene encoding cytochrome d ubiquinol oxidase subunit II: protein MFESLSHLALQQYWWVIISLLGSLLVFLMFVQGGQTLIYSLGKNEDERSLIVNSLGRKWEFTFTTLVTFGGAFFASFPLFYSTSFGGAYWVWMLILICFVFQAVSYEFRSKPNNLLGPRVYEFFLLFNGVIGTVLIGTAVGTFFNGSMFSVSDMNTSRWETPYHGLEAAFNLHNLLLGLSVFFLARVLALLYFINNINSNTVVTRAKIRLLPNSIVFVVLFLTFLIWLMFKDGFNYDPVTKIVNMEPHKYLHNLIEMPIVLIMLLVGVIMVLYGIIHSLLSARFIRGVWYAGTGTVLTVLSLFLIAGFNHTCYYPSVFNLQNSLTIENSSSSHYTLTVMSYVSLFVPFVAAYIFWAWRVINKKQISTEELNEESHKY from the coding sequence ATGTTCGAATCTTTATCACATTTAGCATTACAGCAATACTGGTGGGTCATTATATCTCTGCTGGGCAGTCTCCTGGTATTTCTGATGTTTGTCCAGGGAGGACAGACACTGATCTATTCCCTCGGGAAAAACGAAGATGAGCGTTCATTGATTGTTAACTCATTAGGGAGAAAATGGGAATTTACCTTCACGACACTCGTTACATTTGGAGGGGCCTTTTTTGCATCTTTTCCCCTGTTTTATTCCACCAGCTTCGGAGGGGCCTATTGGGTCTGGATGCTGATACTGATTTGCTTTGTCTTTCAGGCTGTATCCTACGAATTCCGTTCGAAGCCTAATAACCTGCTGGGTCCGCGTGTTTATGAATTTTTCCTGTTATTCAATGGCGTCATTGGTACGGTACTGATAGGTACGGCAGTAGGCACCTTCTTCAACGGGTCTATGTTCTCTGTCAGCGATATGAATACATCCAGATGGGAAACGCCGTATCATGGATTAGAAGCTGCTTTTAACCTGCATAACCTTTTACTGGGATTATCCGTGTTCTTTCTGGCACGTGTATTGGCATTACTTTATTTCATCAATAATATTAACAGCAATACGGTGGTTACCCGGGCAAAAATACGACTCCTGCCTAATTCCATCGTATTCGTGGTGTTATTCCTGACTTTCCTGATCTGGTTAATGTTCAAAGACGGTTTCAATTACGACCCGGTGACCAAAATCGTGAACATGGAACCGCACAAATACCTGCATAACCTGATTGAAATGCCGATAGTACTCATCATGTTGCTGGTAGGGGTGATCATGGTATTATACGGGATCATCCATTCCCTGTTGAGTGCCAGATTTATAAGAGGCGTCTGGTATGCCGGTACAGGTACCGTTTTAACCGTACTATCCTTGTTTCTGATTGCCGGTTTCAATCATACCTGTTATTATCCGTCTGTTTTTAATCTGCAGAACTCATTAACCATAGAAAACAGTTCTTCGAGTCATTATACGCTTACGGTGATGAGTTATGTATCTCTGTTTGTTCCTTTTGTAGCTGCATACATTTTCTGGGCATGGAGAGTCATCAATAAAAAACAGATCAGTACGGAAGAATTAAACGAAGAGTCACACAAATATTAA